A region from the Wansuia hejianensis genome encodes:
- a CDS encoding response regulator transcription factor produces MSRILIIEDEESIADLEKDYLELSGFEVAIENRGDTGLERALNEEYDLFILDLMLPEVDGFEICREIRDRKNTPIIMVSAKKDDIDKIRGLGLGADDYMTKPFSPSEMVARVKAHLARYDRLIGSGMPQNDIVEIRGIKIDKTARRVWINGEEKNFTTKEFDLLTFLAQNPNRVFTKEELFREIWDMESIGDIATVTVHIKKIREKIEFNTAKPQYIETIWGVGYRFKV; encoded by the coding sequence ATGAGCAGGATACTGATCATAGAAGATGAGGAATCAATTGCAGATCTGGAGAAGGATTATCTAGAGCTGTCAGGATTTGAAGTGGCAATTGAGAACAGGGGCGATACAGGCCTGGAACGGGCGTTGAATGAGGAGTATGATCTGTTTATTCTGGATCTCATGCTTCCGGAGGTAGATGGCTTTGAGATTTGCCGTGAGATCCGTGACAGGAAGAACACGCCGATCATCATGGTTTCGGCAAAGAAGGATGATATTGACAAAATCCGGGGCCTGGGCCTGGGAGCAGACGATTATATGACGAAACCTTTCTCCCCCAGTGAGATGGTGGCCCGCGTAAAGGCTCATCTGGCCCGGTACGACCGGCTGATCGGAAGCGGGATGCCCCAGAATGACATTGTGGAGATACGGGGGATCAAGATCGACAAGACAGCCCGCCGCGTCTGGATCAACGGAGAAGAGAAGAACTTTACGACGAAAGAATTCGACCTGCTCACATTCCTGGCTCAGAATCCCAACCGGGTGTTCACAAAAGAAGAACTGTTCCGGGAGATCTGGGATATGGAATCCATCGGTGATATCGCGACCGTGACGGTGCATATCAAGAAGATCCGGGAGAAGATCGAATTCAATACGGCTAAGCCCCAATATATAGAGACGATCTGGGGAGTCGGGTACCGTTTTAAGGTTTAA